The Streptomyces sp. NBC_00435 nucleotide sequence CCCGATCCCGGTCCACGGCTCCGCCGTGTCGTCCGGCCCGTCCGCGGACGGCGCAGGAGGTGGCGTCCGTACGACCGTCGGCCGCGCGAACGGGTCGACGGCGACGGCGGCCTCGACGGCGTCCTTCAGCCGCCGTTCCGCCTCCGGCCGGTTGCGGTACCAGTCGGTGCCCCAGATCCGGTACAGGGTCCAGCCCAGGCCCTCCAGCACCTCCTGACGCAGCCGGTCGCGGTCCCGGGCCGCCCGGGACGAGTGGTACATCGCGCCGTCGCACTCGATGCCGAGGGCGTACGCACCGGGCGCGGCCGGGTGGCGCAGACCGAGGTCGATCCGGTAGCCGGCCACGCCGACCTGCGGTCGCACGTCGTGCCCCCACCCGCGCAGGACGGCGAGGACCGATTCCTCGAAGGGGCTGTCCGGTTCGGCGTCGGCCGTTCCGTGGTCCTGGGCGAGGACGCAGGGCCCGTGCTCCGCGTACTGGAGGTAGCGCTTGAGGTCCTGGATGCTCCGGTTGTCACTGTCCTTGAGCTGGCCGCCGTGGAAGGAGGCGACCACCTCCATCCGGTGACGGGCCCGGGTGACGGCGACGTTGAGGCGTCGCCAGCCGCCGTCCTTGTTGTTCATGGGGCCGAACGTCTGGGTCAGCTTGCCGTGCTCGTCGGGTCCGTAGCCGATCGACATGATCATGACGTCGCGTTCGTCGCCCTGCACCGACTCCAGGTTCTTCACGAAGAATCCGTCCAGGCGGTTCTCGGTGAAGCGGTCGTCCAGATCGGGCCGGGCCAGCCGCGCCCGCTGTACTGACTCCTCGATCGCCGCGGCCTGCGCCTGCGAGAGGGCGACGACTCCCAGGCTCTGCCCCGGTCGGGTGTCGAAGTGGTGCAGTACCCGCTGGGCCACGACCTCCGCCTCGATCCGGTTGTCCCGTCGGCCGCCGCGGTCGTAGGTTCCCGCCGCCTCCACGAAGGCGACACCGACGTCCGGTCCGTGTTCCCTCGCACCCGGGAAGGTGACCATGGAGTTCCGGTAGAAGGACCGGTTGCTGAAGGTGATCAGGTCCTCGTGCCGGCTGCGGTAGTGCCAGCGCAGCGGCAGCGCGCGCATCGCGCCGGCCTTGCACGCGTCCAGCAGCGACTCGAAGGAGTCGGGCACGTCCTCGTCGTAGTCGCCTCCCTCGTCGCCGATGGACGAGTCGAAGAACGAGGTGGGCGGCAGCTGCTTCTCGTCGCCCGCGACGATCAGGGAGCGTCCCCGGTACACGCAGTTGACGGCGTCACCGGGACGGACCTGCGAGGCCTCGTCGAAGATCACTACGTCGAAGCGGTAATCGGCGGGCAGGAACTGGCTGACCGACAGCGGGCTCATCATGAAGCACGGCTTGACCGCCTGGGCCGCTTCCCGGGCCTTCCCGAGCAGTTCCCGCACGGCCATGTGCCGGGTCTTCTTCTCCGCCTCGCGGATGATGATCCCCGAACCGCCGCCGCCGAAGGCCCGCGGCTTGCGGCCGTTGCACGCGGCGATCACCGCACCGCCCGCGGCGGCCACCAGCCCCCGGTCGGCCGCCCGGAAGTCGGCCACGCGCGCGTCCAGGTCCGTGGACCTGGTCGTACGGAGCCGCTGGTCGCTCGCGAGCACCGCGTCGGCCCACCTCTGCAGGAGGGCGCGTTCCACCCCACCCGGGAACTCCGCGGCCCCGATGCGCCGCTCCGCGGCCGTCGCCGCGAGTTCTGCCAGACCCAGCCGCGCCAGGACGGCCAGGCCGTCGTGGTGCGCCCGCCACTCCTCCGGGCCCGAGTGATCAGCCCCCAGTACTCCGAGCACCCGGTCGGCATCGGCCAGCGTCCCGGTCAGAGCGGGGTGGAGCGCCGACTTCCGCGCCTCGTCGAACAGTCCGTGCAGCGCGGCCGAGGCGGCGCTCCACGCCGCACCGCGCCGCTCGGCTGCCTCGGCCCAGTCGGCCAGCGCCGCACGGACCGCCTGAACCTGGTGGCGGACGTGGTCACCGGGTGCGGACCCGTGCGCCAGCTGCTCCCGCAGCTCCCGCAGCCGGGCTCCCGGCGCCAGCTCACCGATGCGCCCGGCCGTGGCCAAGGCCTCGTCCAGCGGGCCGAACCGGGTGCCGTCCGCCGGCAGGTACACCCCCAGCAGTTCCCGGTGTTCGGCTGTCAGCCGGACGGCCTCGGCCTGGGCCCGCTGCCAGGCGAGCGCCTGGCCCAGCCGCGCACGCAGTTCCTTCGTCCAGGTCCCGTTGACGGCGAGGCCGGCGACGGCCTCCTTGTCCGTGCGGAACTGCCCCTTGAAGCGGGAGGCGAGTCCGTGGTGTTCCTCGTCGAACCGGCGCACCAGCTCCGCCAGCGGCTCGTACGCGAGGACCTGCGGCCCGAACGCGTCCTCGGCGGCGGCGCGCGCCGCGCCGGCCGCCGCGAAGGCCGCCCTCAGCACCTCCGCCGCGTTCCCCGCCGCCCGCCGCACGGGCGCGTCGAACCAGTGTTCCAGCGGGCGGTGCGGGGCGCCGGCCAGGTCCGCGAGTTCGCACAGGGCCAACACTCCGGCCGGGTCGTGCGGCTCGTCCAGCCCGAAGGCGCCGGCCACCCGCACGACCAGCGGGAACGGGTCTTCGGGGAGCGATCCGCCCGTCCGTGTACCGGCGGGGCCGCTGCCGTTGCCGTTGCCGTTGCCGGAAGTCCTGGCCGGCGGCCCCGGCCGGAGCTCGGCCGCGAGCCGCTCGACGTCCCGTGCCCGGAGCGGCTCAGCGGTGCACCCGGCCAGCGGACGCCGCTCGGCAGCGAAGCGCAGCGCCTGCAGGGCGGCCCGCGCCTCCTCCAGCCGGGCGAGGGGCCCGCCGCCCGCCGGAGCGGAACCCGCGTCGGACCCGGAACCCGAGCCCTCGCTCGGGCCCGACCCCGGCTCCGAGCCGATGTGCCGCAACCCGCGCCACGCGAAGCCCGCTCCCTCCGTGACCGGGCGCCACGACCTCGCCATGGATCCGGCGGCCCCCAGGGCCTCCTGCAGGTGGGCGGCGCTGAGCGCGAGGGTCCGGCCGACACCAGTGGTCCCCAGCGCGAGGCGAGGTGCGTCCTGCTGGTCCAGCAGGGCGATCCGGCCCAGCACCTCGTACAACGACCGGCCGAGCGGCTCGCGTTCCTCGTTCATGGCGGCGGCGTGCGCGGACAGCTCCTCCCGCAGGCGCCTGGCCTCGGCCAGCTCATGCTCCGGCGCACCCTTGGCCCGTACCTCGGTCATGAGGACGCGGGCGAGTTCCTGGGCGACCGCCTTCTTCGCGGTGTCACCGCTGTGCAGGGCGAGGACGAAGTCACCCAGCCCCACGTCCGTGAGCCTGTTGCGCACGACGTCCAGGGCGGCGGCCTTCTCACTGACGAAGAGGACGCTGCGTCCCGCGTGCATCAGCGCCGCGATCATGTTGGTGATGGTCTGGCTCTTGCCGGTACCGGGCGGTCCGCTCATCACGAACGACCGCT carries:
- a CDS encoding DUF3320 domain-containing protein — its product is MLGRTAQAGAHNGIDDPGLDRLRGVLGAWRESLIDMGGRNRLLNFRHTRTSTLEIKSPGAGSLLAGLASGWDFERIAVPGEGAGDSADGVSLAKGSGSPASVATGIVTQKSTQALLDRSLTQLRSTSGRMYNDYGLWVLWLGVGTVEWREEGAHEGSRAPLVLVPAELTRDRSGRVRLRAAEQQDPVHNPALAVKLGQLGVDWSAVAAVDCMDPAQVVGRAHEAVAGQQGWSVDDGVVLGLFASHKEAMYQDLKENEEAILGNPLIRAIGLGPESGLPDDLIGFEPPALDRIDELQLPERTPLVLDADASQRQCIAAAMEKRSFVMSGPPGTGKSQTITNMIAALMHAGRSVLFVSEKAAALDVVRNRLTDVGLGDFVLALHSGDTAKKAVAQELARVLMTEVRAKGAPEHELAEARRLREELSAHAAAMNEEREPLGRSLYEVLGRIALLDQQDAPRLALGTTGVGRTLALSAAHLQEALGAAGSMARSWRPVTEGAGFAWRGLRHIGSEPGSGPSEGSGSGSDAGSAPAGGGPLARLEEARAALQALRFAAERRPLAGCTAEPLRARDVERLAAELRPGPPARTSGNGNGNGSGPAGTRTGGSLPEDPFPLVVRVAGAFGLDEPHDPAGVLALCELADLAGAPHRPLEHWFDAPVRRAAGNAAEVLRAAFAAAGAARAAAEDAFGPQVLAYEPLAELVRRFDEEHHGLASRFKGQFRTDKEAVAGLAVNGTWTKELRARLGQALAWQRAQAEAVRLTAEHRELLGVYLPADGTRFGPLDEALATAGRIGELAPGARLRELREQLAHGSAPGDHVRHQVQAVRAALADWAEAAERRGAAWSAASAALHGLFDEARKSALHPALTGTLADADRVLGVLGADHSGPEEWRAHHDGLAVLARLGLAELAATAAERRIGAAEFPGGVERALLQRWADAVLASDQRLRTTRSTDLDARVADFRAADRGLVAAAGGAVIAACNGRKPRAFGGGGSGIIIREAEKKTRHMAVRELLGKAREAAQAVKPCFMMSPLSVSQFLPADYRFDVVIFDEASQVRPGDAVNCVYRGRSLIVAGDEKQLPPTSFFDSSIGDEGGDYDEDVPDSFESLLDACKAGAMRALPLRWHYRSRHEDLITFSNRSFYRNSMVTFPGAREHGPDVGVAFVEAAGTYDRGGRRDNRIEAEVVAQRVLHHFDTRPGQSLGVVALSQAQAAAIEESVQRARLARPDLDDRFTENRLDGFFVKNLESVQGDERDVMIMSIGYGPDEHGKLTQTFGPMNNKDGGWRRLNVAVTRARHRMEVVASFHGGQLKDSDNRSIQDLKRYLQYAEHGPCVLAQDHGTADAEPDSPFEESVLAVLRGWGHDVRPQVGVAGYRIDLGLRHPAAPGAYALGIECDGAMYHSSRAARDRDRLRQEVLEGLGWTLYRIWGTDWYRNRPEAERRLKDAVEAAVAVDPFARPTVVRTPPPAPSADGPDDTAEPWTGIGIGGGTGTGSGAGAAGGPGSGSVAHRIPAPRPEPERVLVSRVPEREWSRTYTTAQVSVDTTWAAPEMHTPEARPRLHELLARIVETEGPLHEELLVQRAREAWGLGRSGKRIVDNAQYVLRELERQGAVERADAFVDIAGREIRWARTAQDENPRKIAHVPPGERQLALRELTLECPGMSQEELLQQAREFFGWKRMGSDIRTALESDVAQLLAQGRLTGSTDRLAARR